In Triticum aestivum cultivar Chinese Spring chromosome 5B, IWGSC CS RefSeq v2.1, whole genome shotgun sequence, the following proteins share a genomic window:
- the LOC123110844 gene encoding myosin-3: MAKKKSSSSSAAAAANGNDAANGNGNGSHAAASNGNGNHAAPVLAPGMEEKRDSSPVRDRKAEQLKTLNSMLLKEAVERRGQVAALTARLEEISADGDALDAAERAVAQAALAAPLRAAADEASALRSRLAAVQDSLRLAESKAALEAGAKDDASARLEAVAGEKARFLKLLQVKEAEVASISNKVASLSAMMAELEGNNSELLSQNGELMKQLEDTKEAVRVVSCQKAEVERSFQEFKKESEAFRVEMEGQFKAKVEELKVLGSKKAEMDARVASLETELALSVTKTGGLEAEVMAKKRELDLLKGKSDKLQSEVAEAEKKHSMSAEEVERLRVELGVLAKAKEVASKAFDAEKTEIVKELESLKRKVEEIQADKEAAEGVTREKDAQTVKLRAELEELHVSMSQLQTSCDELDTEQSRLQSEKNSVQKALDAEKAEAGKLMSKIKALENCNGKMDSEIGELRFALKEKNGKIEALTSEADVLQLAVAEAQKKNKGGIWAWVYAATTTMVAAISLIYAARGH, translated from the coding sequence ATGGCCAAGAaaaagtcctcctcctcctccgccgccgccgccgccaacggcAACGACGCCGCCAACGGCAATGGCAACGGCAGTCACGCCGCCGCGTCCAACGGCAACGGCAACCACGCTGCCCCGGTGCTGGCGCCGGGGATGGAGGAGAAGCGGGACTCATCGCCGGTACGGGACCGGAAAGCGGAGCAGCTCAAGACGCTCAACTCCATGCTCCTCAAGGAGGCGGTCGAGCGGCGCGGCCAGGTGGCGGCGCTCACGGCGCGCCTCGAGGAGATCTCCGCCGATGGCGACGCGCTCGACGCCGCCGAGCGCGCAGTCGCGCAagccgccctcgccgcgcccctccGCGCCGCGGCCGACGAGGCATCCGCGCTCCGGTcacgcctcgccgccgtccaggaCTCCCTCCGGCTCGCGGAATCGAAGGCCGCGCTCGAGGCGGGCGCCAAGGACGATGCCAGCGCGCGCCTTGAGGCGGTCGCTGGGGAGAAGGCACGGTTCCTGAAACTTCTCCAGGTCAAGGAGGCGGAGGTGGCGTCCATATCCAACAAGGTCGCGAGCCTGTCGGCCATGATGGCAGAGTTGGAGGGCAACAATTCCGAGCTGTTGAGTCAGAATGGCGAACTCATGAAGCAATTGGAGGACACAAAGGAGGCGGTTCGGGTGGTctcctgccagaaggcagaggtgGAGAGAAGCTTCCAGGAATTCAAAAAAGAATCTGAGGCGTTCCGGGTGGAAATGGAGGGGCAGTTTAAGGCGAAGGTGGAGGAACTGAAGGTGCTGGGATCCAAGAAGGCTGAGATGGATGCAAGGGTGGCCTCTTTGGAAACAGAGCTCGCATTGTCTGTGACTAAGACAGGGGGATTAGAGGCTGAAGTAATGGCAAAGAAGAGGGAGCTTGATTTGTTGAAGGGCAAAAGTGATAAGCTCCAATCAGAGGTTGCTGAAGCAGAGAAGAAACACAGCATGTCTGCAGAAGAGGTTGAGAGGCTCAGGGTGGAATTGGGTGTGTTGGCGAAGGCAAAGGAGGTTGCTTCCAAGGCATTCGATGCTGAGAAGACTGAAATCGTGAAGGAATTGGAGAGCCTCAAGAGGAAGGTGGAGGAAATCCAGGCTGACAAGGAGGCAGCCGAGGGGGTGACACGTGAGAAGGATGCTCAGACCGTTAAGCTGAGGGCTGAGTTGGAGGAGCTCCATGTTTCCATGTCACAGCTCCAAACATCATGTGATGAACTTGATACCGAGCAGTCACGCCTGCAGAGCGAGAAGAATTCAGTTCAGAAAGCACTGGATGCTGAGAAGGCTGAAGCAGGGAAGCTGATGTCTAAAATCAAGGCACTGGAGAACTGCAATGGTAAAATGGACAGTGAGATTGGAGAGTTGAGGTTtgcattgaaggaaaagaatgggaaGATCGAGGCCCTTACCAGTGAGGCTGACGTGCTGCAGCTCGCAGTGGCTGAAGCGCAGAAGAAGAACAAGGGTGGTATCTGGGCGTGGGTGTatgccgccaccaccaccatggTGGCCGCAATCTCCCTGATCTATGCTGCCAGGGGCCATTGA
- the LOC123115855 gene encoding probable histone H2AXb: MSSAGGGRGKGKAVSKTVSRSSKAGLQFPVGRIARYLKIGKYAQRVGAGAPVYLSAVLEYLAAEVLELAGNAARDNKKTRIVPRHIQLAVRNDEELSRLLGAVTIAAGGVLPNIHTTLLPKKVGKGKGDIGSASQEF; this comes from the exons ATGAGTTCTGCCGGCGGCGGGAGGGGCAAGGGCAAGGCGGTGTCCAAGACCGTCTCGCGGTCTTCCAAGGCCGGCCTCCAGTTCCCCGTCGGCCGCATCGCCAGGTACCTCAAGATCGGCAAGTACGCCCAGCGCGTAGGCGCCGGCGCCCCCGTCTACCTCTCCGCCGTCCTCGAGTACCTCGCCGCTGAG GTCCTGGAGCTCGCCGGCAACGCTGCGCGCGACAACAAGAAGACCCGGATCGTGCCGCGCCACATCCAGCTGGCGGTCCGCAACGATGAGGAGCTGAGCCGGCTTCTGGGCGCGGTCACCATCGCCGCCGGTGGTGTGCTGCCCAACATCCACACCACGCTGCTCCCCAAGAAAGTCGGCAAGGGCAAGGGCGACATCGGCTCCGCATCCCAGGAGTTCTAG